In Bacillus pumilus, the sequence CCCGCTCAGAATCAAGCTTGTCACGTCTTGCAATCTCTTCGATCAGCTGATCGTAATTGACATCGTAACCTTTTTTCTGATTCTCTTCAAAACGGCGTTTTGCTCTTTCCTCTACTGAAGCAAGCAAGAAAATTTTCACTTCTGCCTCTGGAAGAACGTGTGTGCCAATATCTCTACCGTCCATGACGACGCCGCCTCGTTTGCCAAGCTCTTGCTGCCGGCGTACCATTTCTTCTCGAACAGCTCTGTGCTTTGCGACAACAGATACTTGGTTGCTCACGCGGTCTGTTCGAATATCCTCTGTGACATCGGTGTTGTTTAGATGTACTTTTTGACCTTCGTCTGTTGACACAAGTTCAATCACTGTCTTTTTCAGTAATGCATCAAGTGCCTGTTCGTCTTCAAGGTCTACACCATGATTGAGTGCCGCAAGTGTAATCGCACGGTACATCGCACCTGTATCGATATAAATATATGATTTTTTCGCTGCGACAATTTTTGCCACAGTGCTTTTTCCTGCTGCTGCAGGACCGTCAATTGCGATAGATAATTTCTTTTTCATAATACCTCTCCTTGATTGAATCTCCCTTA encodes:
- the cmk gene encoding (d)CMP kinase translates to MKKKLSIAIDGPAAAGKSTVAKIVAAKKSYIYIDTGAMYRAITLAALNHGVDLEDEQALDALLKKTVIELVSTDEGQKVHLNNTDVTEDIRTDRVSNQVSVVAKHRAVREEMVRRQQELGKRGGVVMDGRDIGTHVLPEAEVKIFLLASVEERAKRRFEENQKKGYDVNYDQLIEEIARRDKLDSEREVSPLKKADDAIEIDTTSLSIQEVAGKILDAADRVGKQ